The Hypomesus transpacificus isolate Combined female chromosome 2, fHypTra1, whole genome shotgun sequence genome window below encodes:
- the LOC124472122 gene encoding interferon-induced protein 44-like isoform X1, with translation MKHITLKMEQNACLWCSMMSWVWSLMNQGGCTQMTISILGGHVPEGYQFNPCSPLQEENPCYNHSPKSGDKVHCLVGVMSANAICGMSAGLKGKLRAIRDKASSLGIPQFLVVTMVDTACPAVKKNLIDIYKSKAIKKKMETYSNELGIPMSCILPVKNYHEETKTDNEADVLVLEAVTQIVHAANDYIWTLQQK, from the exons atgaaacacattacattaaagaTGGAACAGAACGCTTGCCTTTGGTGTTCAATGATGTCATGGGTTTGGAGCCTGATGAATCAAGGGGGGTGCACACAAATGACCATCAGTATTCTTGGAGGCCATGTCCCAGAAGGTTATCAG TTCAACCCCTGTTCTCCCTTGCAAGAAGAAAACCCATGCTACAATCACAGTCCTAAGTCAGGAGACAAAGTCCACTGTTTAGTGGGTGTCATGTCTGCAAATGCCATATGTGGGATGTCAGCTGGACTCAAAGGCAAGCTGAGGGCCATAAGGGACAAGGCCAGCAGTCTGG GAATTCCTCAGTTTCTTGTTGTGACAATGGTAGACACTGCTTGTCCAGCAGTGAAGAAGAATCTGATAGATATCTACAAAAGCAAGGCAATTAAAAAGAAG ATGGAGACCTACAGCAATGAGCTGGGGATCCCCATGAGCTGCATCCTGCCAGTGAAGAACTACCatgaagagacaaagacagacaatgAAGCAGATGTACTGGTGTTGGAGGCTGTTACTCAGATTGTGCACGCAGCCAATGATTACATATGGACACTCCAACAAAAATAG
- the LOC124472122 gene encoding interferon-induced protein 44-like isoform X2, protein MKHITLKMEQNACLWCSMMSWVWSLMNQGGCTQMTISILGGHVPEGYQFNPCSPLQEENPCYNHSPKSGDKVHCLVGVMSANAICGMSAGLKGKLRAIRDKASSLGIPQFLVVTMVDTACPAVKKNLIDIYKSKAIKKKMETYSNELGIPMSCILPVKNYHEETKTDNEADVLVLEAVTQIVHAANDYIWTLQQK, encoded by the exons atgaaacacattacattaaagaTGGAACAGAACGCTTGCCTTTGGTGTTCAATGATGTCATGGGTTTGGAGCCTGATGAATCAAGGGGGGTGCACACAAATGACCATCAGTATTCTTGGAGGCCATGTCCCAGAAGGTTATCAG TTCAACCCCTGTTCTCCCTTGCAAGAAGAAAACCCATGCTACAATCACAGTCCTAAGTCAGGAGACAAAGTCCACTGTTTAGTGGGTGTCATGTCTGCAAATGCCATATGTGGGATGTCAGCTGGACTCAAAGGCAAGCTGAGGGCCATAAGGGACAAGGCCAGCAGTCTGG GAATTCCTCAGTTTCTTGTTGTGACAATGGTAGACACTGCTTGTCCAGCAGTGAAGAAGAATCTGATAGATATCTACAAAAGCAAGGCAATTAAAAAGAAG ATGGAGACCTACAGCAATGAGCTGGGGATCCCCATGAGCTGCATCCTGCCAGTGAAGAACTACCatgaagagacaaagacagacaatgAAGCAGATGTACTGGTGTTGGAGGCTGTTACTCAGATTGTGCACGCAGCCAATGATTACATATGGACACTCCAACAAAAATA